Part of the Rhinoderma darwinii isolate aRhiDar2 chromosome 2, aRhiDar2.hap1, whole genome shotgun sequence genome, GTGCCTCCAGAAGATCCATTCTAATGTTAGGGGCCCCCCAAGCTATCTCTTGGGGGACACGTGGTCGCACGAACCTCCTAAGGTTTTATAGTGGAAAGCatgtgtttttgtgtatgtttTCTCTTACCCTTCCCTCTTTTCTCCCTTCATGTCTATATttttagaatggtacttaccgtCTTGGCATCCCCTGTGTAAGCTGTGGTGGTGGCACGAGGAAGTTTCAGATGTTTCTGTCTCCGGACAGATTATTCTTTGGTTCCAGCTGATTGGACCTGGGTCAGCTATGCATTTGCATGAGCAGGTTCCAGAAATTTCTATCTCTAGGACGATTTTCTGCTGGCATCAGCTGATGGGACATTTGAATTTCAAAGGCGGGAAAATGggtcataaaaataaataaaaaagctgttCTGTCGTGATCAAGCAGTTCATTTTGAAGATTTGGACCGATGCCCACCCTCCCTCCTTCAGGTCTTTGATTTCCTTCTTTGACTGTATATTCTCAAGTATAGGTCTTATTTTTTAGGTTTTAAAtatcaaaacaaaaaacattcattACACAGTTATTAAAAGGGTTTGTCTGACATTTACCCATACCTATAATAGaagaaaaatgttgtttttttgtaataTACGTATAggtaaaaatagtgtagtaccgtgttagccagaaacaatatgcaatgttaaatacttttgtgtcaaaaaagacaaagtattgtaggtatgatacctttttgGGCGAACTAGAAAAATTATACAATACTTTTCTctcttttgacacaaaagtatttagcaTTGCATACATGTACTTaaaattcttaaagggtaactaaacttttaacatgtcaggtttgatcggcgtgggtccgagcactgagacccccactgatagttaaaactaagcagcagaagtacTTGGGAGAGCGCTGTACCGCTGTGTTTcagatcggctttcctcagaaagaCGAGtaagcggtgtacagactcagacTTCCTACTGAGcacgtacaccgctccgaggaaaggcGATCAGAAACAAAACGGCACAGCACTCATCCAAGAActttgccgcttcgttttagcgagtgGTGGGCGTCTTAGtgttcggacccacaccgatcaaaacttctgacacgtcattagtcaaaagtttagttacccttttataTCACAACATGCTACAGTGACATTTAGCAAAGTGTCAAACATCTGCAGAAGCAAATGGATGGAAGCAAGGTAGTACGTTCATATCCAGCCCTCAAGGTGAACCAGAGTGGAGTGGCAACATGGGAATGGAGAATTTTAACTATAAGTTTAGGGTATTTTGGGGACAAccctgttaaaggggtattcccatctctgacatttatggaataGACACAAGAAAGATAGAACCAAGTCCCACCTCTTCTACCTGCATTTATCTTTACTATGGGGTCCCCTGACCCCTGTAATACCTTCTCCCAATGTCGCTGCTCTCCGgccacagaagtgaatgggagttgcaGGAACAGCATAGCACAGCAAGCTACGCCGTTTACGTAATCCCGGCCACCTCCTAACTCAGTGCCCGATGCCCAACGACAGCAGAAGAAGGTAGGGCGGGCTCCaagaggccccgttctagagatagatgcgagtcctagAGGTGCGAcctgcatctattggacatttagggtatgttcacacgccctatttatggacgtaactcgggcgttttacgcctcgaattacgtccgaaattacggctccaaacatctgcccattgaaatcaatggggttacgatgttctgtgcacacaggcttttttttaacgcgccgttgtcaaaagacggcgcgtaaaaagacaccagcgtcaaagaagtgcatgtcacttcttgagacgcaattggagccgtttttcattgactccattgaaaaacagctccaattacgtccgtaaatgacgcagcgaaaaacgtgagtacgagcaatcacgtctgaaattcaggagctgttttcgcctgaaaacagctccgtaatttcaggcgtattggacgctgccgtgtgaacatacccttacaatgttcGAGATTGGATTACCCCTTTAATGTTCAAAGAAATAAGTTGTTTCCAATTATCTGCTTGTTAATTCAATAAAGTCATTTTTGGGTGAGTAAGAGAAACAAAGTAGAAGAGACAGTATGGCATAATGCGCATCtgtctgagaaaaaaaaaaaagaacagatgaaatatataaaaaatacaaagagaggGAGGAACACCACAGGGGCACTGAATTACACAGGGGGTCCAGTGATAAAATATCAGGTCAATTCCCACTAACCAGGTACTAGGACAATGTTTTCCCAGTGCTGGATTTGCAGGATCAATGGGTGGCAGATTACTGTTTATGTCTATATTTGGTGCCCTACACTGCTTTGTATTAGTATATATTATCGTTAATGTCTTTTTGAAGAACAAATCACATTAGCTCCACAAAataacacatttcattttttttctaaacatctGTCTGTGTCATTCAAATTCAGGAAATAAACAGAAGGCAACACAATGGGAGTTACCTGTGTCCTCTCTGTGCTGTGAAGAGGAAGATTCAAGAACTCCCCTGTCAGTCGCTTCCAGCTCTCagctttaggcctgatttacacaagcgtgtgcgttttgcgcaagcaaaaaacgcggcgtattGCGTgctcaaaaggcacttaacaactgcgtgtcatcagtgtatgatgcgtggctgcgtgattttcgcgcagccgccatcattatgacactccgtttggatgtttgtaaacagaaaagcacgtggtgcttttctgtttacattcagagtttgacagctgttgcgtgaatcacgcagttcgcacggaagtgcttctgtgcggcatgcatggttttcacgcacccattgacttcaatgggtgcgtgatgcgcgaacagcgcacaaaggcagggcaggtcgtgagtttttttcagcgcactcacgctgagcaaaactcacggactgtctgcacggccccatagactaatataggtgcgtacgacacgcgtgaaaagcactcgcgtcgcacgcacgtatatcacgcacgtgtaaacgaggccttactcAGATCTGAATGGATCACAAATGTTTCATAGATCCTGTAAACAAAGCTCATTTTTTATGCCCCTTCATAGTAGTGTATATGCACGCTATAACAAATAAAAAGTTACCCGTCTAGGGTCCCATATATGTTGTGGCTGCTTACATCAAGATACTGATGGAATCTACAAAGAAATGAAGACATATAGATGAGAAACTATTTACAGGTCAGTCACAATGCAGAGGTGTACAATATTTATGGGTAACATCCATAGGATCACCCTTTTGCCAGACCTGTGATGAACCCAAACGAATAGGACCAGTGGAAGTAGCTTCGTAGAGAAAGATCTGCACAGGAGATGTCCCACCAGCACTGAACGAGACATCTGTCTATGGACCTTTCTTCTATACCTAAAAGAGTAGGATCACAGGAGGACATTGTGGTAAGTTGGTCATCAATATCTACTAATATGGTCAGATTTCTAGAAATGCTGCAGACCTACTCTTGGGTTCACCCACCTAATTTTACATTGTGCCATGCGTCATATAACCCAAGGAGATGTATGATGCGGAACAACACCAGGATATACAATTGGTGTTTGCATTGAGGAAAGGTCAGCAGACCCTGAAACATCAAGCATTTGTCTTCCATTCTTTGTAATGTCATTTTGTCAGACAGCTGGCATTAATGCattggtaaatctgccccataggaatattaacatataaacaaaaaaaaaaaaaaaaaaaagtatttctaTGCACAACCTAGATCTCTGGGTTTGTCCGGCTGGCACAATATATGGACATATTAAAAGGGTCTGACCTTCCGATATCCAAACGTTCATCTGATTGTGGCCAAATCGTTGTGTCTAggtcttccttaaccccttaaggtccagCCTATTTTGGGACCTTTTCATTGCCACATtccgagaaccataactttttggtTTACCTGTTGGCGCAGCTGTAGaatgacttattttttgcagaagttgtagtttttattttcaccattttgggggtgtatataattattgagtaactttttgtttttgttttttacgccccatgcacacggGTTGATACTACATATGTATACTaaatacgttgttttttttttttaaataggagcctatgggtgacatatgccacaggtatacatttaacatatatgtcATGTGCTTTTCAATATATTAAATGGGTACCATTATAGCttgaaggtatgttcacatggccttttTTGGCAGTttgtcgggccgtaaacgcccgaaaaatcggaataagaacgcctccaaatatctggccattgatttcaatggggaaacggcattctgttccgacggagcgtttttgttttacacgtaaaaaaaatggctgcgaaaaagtgcaggacacttcttgggacgtttttgatagACTATtgtaaaaagctccaaaaacgtccgtaaaaaacgcagcgaaaatcgtgaatggcacaaaaaacgtctgaaaatcaggagctgttttctcttgaaaacagctccgtattttgagacgtttttgactctgcgtgtgaacataccctaatagtggcaTGCGTCACCTATAGACTATAACAATACCCGTTTAATGGATACATCATGACCCCAGTTCTTGACGTATACGCTTAACTAATACCATTAAACTCTATGGTaatggatgccattgttaggcatttGTCAAAGCCCACGTTTAGCGTATACGTTGGTAGATTTTTCCTGACGTGCAACAAACATCGGCAAAAACGtgttgtgaacatagtcttaggcTCCATGCAAACGAAGGTAAATTTTgacccattcaattctatggctgacggacaccttcccatatatttacaggaaggtgttcgTGCAATAGAAAGgcactgcaaaagataggacatgacaTATTTTttcgctttttacggaccgtgctcccatactttatatgggagtgtGGCCCCGCaaatgtgtgtgtgggggggttgtCCGCGGccagccatgcccgtaatcacggactgtggttacgggtacggtcgtgtgaatggggccatacaatcatgcgaAGAAAACGCATATAGACCCAATACTTCTCAAAGCTGAAAGTTTGCAATAATCATATCCAGTCTTGGCGATATTCTATAAgaatacattgtagcaaaacaCAAGACTAGGAAGGTGATTTGTGCGACTGATGCGATGCAGCAAACCTTCAGCTTTGAGAATTATTTGGTTCTGCTCGGTTTTACAATGATATAATCAATGATAGATATGATGGATTCACTGCGGAATGGATCCTAATGGATCTTATTGACTTCATGGGTTCATCAGGTGGCCAATTTTATGAATACTACACCATTCAGGCCATCATAGAGCAACACAGCAACAATAACGTTCCActttactgacagcaaacagagatcttaaaaatattTGCGGAATTGAAATACAAATGGTATTATAAAGCTGCAGAACTGTTTACAACAATAACACTTCATTTTACAGACAGAAGGAGGTGATACAGAACTAGGAGCAAGTCACCGTCTCCCCTTATTAATGACGtgaatgctgggacttgtagttccacaacagcaGCAGATAGTGTGCGACCAATAAGCACAGACCTGAAGTTGGACCCGGCGTATTGCAGCGCCAGCTGGTAGTTATTGTCGCTCTCATCGTCCAGGCCGCTCAGACTGGAGATCAGCTTCCTGACATCCTTCTCCTGCTCTCTTTCATAGCGGGTCCAGTGCGCCATGTCCCGTACATTAGCAGGCAGCCCGGCAAATGTCACCTGACCACGGATTGGACAGCCATACACCAATCACCAATCTTCAGTACGTTAGCCGACAGCAGCCAATCGTCTGTAGAGAAGGGCACGTTTGCGGGAGGGGGTGGAGCGACTGTAAACGGACAGATTTGATTGGGTCTAAATATGCTCAACGTGTTTAAACCAAGCAGACTGTCGCCATGGTGAGACAATGTATGATGCGTTTGAAGTAATCCAAGCTCGTACACCAGCTCCTCAGACAGTAAATACACAAGTTCTAGTCCTGATCTTTTCATATTAACAAGCGTgtctctatgtacagtatattttacGTAACTTTTCATCTTCTCTAGAGTTTTAAGACAGAAGTTTTCAGCCATGCTGTTTGTTAATCAGTTATATACAGGACCGATTCTAGCTTATCGCCAACCTGCTCCCCTACGAAGGAAGAAGTCAATATAATAATTTTATCAATCACcactttataactgccctatcttctacctaatctaatcggCGCTttcatgtagataagtaatgttttttgtgttgttttttttcagttttttttaaaaaaacgtttattttttacaaagaggagcattttaagtgttatgcaaattcgtTCTTAAtgaacaagtgggcgttttttttacttttcaccaagtgggcgtagtaaagagaagtgtatgacacggacCATACGTTATCTATTAGatcaggtagaagatagggcagttataaactggtgacaggttcTTTAAACTAGTACAATAAAATCAGTGTAAAATACTTAAAATGTGCACCTATGTAAATTCAAAACTTAGTCTATAGAAGTGTAAATTACTGCACTGACGAAAAAAACATATAATGAAATCCAGGCTTGCCACATTTGTAACCCCTTCctaccacagccatttttcagattttaatttttttctccccactttccaaaagccataaccagtggcgcaactaccgcggtagcggccgctacggggcccgctgGTTGAGGGGGTCTgtaccgccagccgacacgcccccccatatgcccagcggccgttatggctgctacagcagatgGAACCGCTACTACGAGGCCCGCGCCGCCAaggctccaacaagtatgggccgggtgacacaggccctctcatgcccgtaggtgtTGCTATCACCGGATGGGGCCCCGGTTCTAGCGACtgaaaatacatgcattagcgctgaatggccgggcatgttctgtgcccgaccattcagcgcctttcaacaacgctagcagcgcaatgacatcatcgcgccgcttccgtgcttgaaaggcgctgattgacggggcaagtcattctgccccgccaatcagcgtcattgaacgacgcgtcgctcagctccagcagacctgctcagaagagagcaggtctgcattgccatcggacagtgcgggaacgggatcatgtgagtatgtaacgtcttttttgtttttctctaataaaactgtgagtggcattatctatagtggtggctctatctacagggggggtcgtctatatgtggggatgtgggccactatatacaggtgtggtctatatgtgggccactatatacagggggtctatatgtggggatgtgggcctctatataccaggggggggtctatatgtggggatgggggcaattatatacaggggcgtctatatgtgggccactatctacaggggggtctatatgtggggcactatatacagggggagctatatgtgagacactataaaggcgtgggctatatgtagagcactatctataggggagccatttttagggcactttttctataggggtgggctatatgtgggtcactatatacaggggtgggttacttgtggggcactagctacagggggggctatatatagggcagtGTCTATAGGGatcggctatatgtgggacactatatacaggggtagctatatgtgagacactatctacagaggtgggctatatgtggagcactatctataggggaagctatatgtagggcagcacggtggctcagtggttagcactattgccttgcagctctggagtccatatgtgggcactatatacagagggttatatgtggaacactatctacaggggcttctatgtatggcactatctacagaggctctatgggggtcactatctcccTGGGGCtatcggggcactatctacagggggcgaggtgtgtgtgtgtgtgtgtgtgtgtgtgtgtgtgtgtatatatatgacagtgtatggtactattataatcagggacactgtatggcgctattatagttagaggtgcagtgtatagcgctttattatatttagaggtgttgagtattttaactttgtttataggtgcagaaatgttttaaaagtgagaagctgaagacatcagagcagaaaactgcagaaatgggtcatggctgggagaaatccatcatagaggtctggaccggatggagaagaaaagaactagaatctgagatgtcaccggtgagtcacttaaccccttcccggattttcacgtacagttacgtgatgggaactggtgctttcacgcaattccacgtaactgtacgtgaaggagatggaactggctcaggagctgagccagcaacataACCtctgggtgacagctgtatgttagctggcaccctaaggtatcagccaggaccggagctagccgccgatccgaccgattaacccctcacatgctgcgttcaatagagatcgtagcatgtgaggagtttatagccaccggcaccccagcaacgtgatcgccgggttgccggtggctgcaaaggcgatcggaggcctaatacttacctcttgGTCTGCCAGCAACAAAatactcctatgccccgtcgtcggcggggcccaaaaggcttccggtaccatcggcaagagctggcgtcatcagcagtgggtgtccgttgtatgttacagcggacatcccactgtaaaggcaggaaccggagctagctctgattcctgccattaaccccttcaatgcagcgatccaatgcgatcgctgcatcaaagtggtttgtatcaaatcgg contains:
- the LOC142740896 gene encoding gamma-tubulin complex component 5-like yields the protein MAHWTRYEREQEKDVRKLISSLSGLDDESDNNYQLALQYAGSNFRYRRKVHRQMSRSVLVGHLLCRSFSTKLLPLVLFVWVHHRFHQYLDVSSHNIYGTLDG